Genomic segment of Candidatus Sulfotelmatobacter sp.:
CGCCGAGCTCCTGGCAGGCCGGCCCGGCGAGGCGCTGGAGCCGCTGTGCCGAGCGTCTCTGCTGCAAGGGCGCGGCGCGGGACTGAGCCAGATCTCACGGATGCGTTCCGAAGAGGCGCTGGCGCGCGGCTTCGACGCGCTGGGCCAGCGCGACAGCGCGCTCTTCCACTTCCGTGCCGCGACTCGCGCGTGGGAGAGAAGTCGCGCCGCGCCCAACGATCCGGCCTGGCGCGAAGCGTTCGCGGGTGCGGCGGCCACCCTGTTCTGCGAATACGCGGCGCGTCTGCTGGACCCGGCCGCGGGCGGGACGCCGGCGGCACGCGCAGCTCGGGCCTTCACGGCTCTTCAGGACTTTCGGTCGCGGGCGCTCGAGGAGCAGCTGCTGGGAGCCGAGGCCCGGGCGCAGGTCGCGCGCGTCCGCTTGAACGAGCTGCAGAGAGCCCTTGCCGATCACGAAGTGCTGCTCGACATCTATCCCTCACGCGACACCACCGTCGTGCTGGCGGTGACCCGGGATCGCATCCTCGCTGCCACCACCGCCGGCGCGATCCGGCTGTCGCCGCGGCTCAAGCGGTTGAGCGAGTTGCTGCAGTCGCGCGAACCGGGAGGCGAGGGCGACGCCCAGCGCGGCGCGGAGGAGGCGCTGGGCACCGATCTCTTCGGCGGTGTCGCCGACCTGATTCGCCCGGCGCGATCCGCGCTGATCTCGGCCGGGGGCTGGGACGTTCATCCGCTGGGCGAGCTGCGCGTGCCCGGTGAGACCCGTGAACTCTCGCGGGCCCGCGAGCTCGGGATCATTCCATCCGCGACGCTGCTGGCGGCCTCGCGCCGGGCCGCCCGCCAAGCGGAAAGCGCCGGCTTTCTCATGCTGGCTCGCGCCACCGGGCCCTCGAAGTCCCCGCTCGACGGCGTGAAGAGCGAGACCCGGGCGCTGCGCGCCCGATTTCCGCACGGCGAGTTCCGCTCGAACGACGGTGACCGCACGCTCGACGACATGCTCGCGCGCGTCGAAGGGCGCGAGATCCTCCACGTTGCCTCCCATACGCGCTGGAATTCGTCGGCGCCGTGGCGCGCCGGATTCTTGCTCGGACGCGGCGACGACGAGGAGGCCTATCTCACCGCCGCCCGTATCTGCCGGCTGCGCGGGGCGGCGCGGCTGTGCGTGCTGGCGAGCTGTTCGTCGGCGGGCCAGCCGACCGTCAGGGAGAGCATGCCGCCGCTCGGCGCGGCGTGGCTCGCGGCCGGCGCGCAGGCGGTGATCGCCACGCTCTGGCCGGTGGACGACGCGGCCACCGCCGAGTTCGTCGCGCATTTCTACGACGCGCTCGAACGCGGCCGCTCGGCGGGTGGTGCGCTGGCCGACGCCCAGGCGGCCACACGCCGTACCCGGGGTCGCGAAGCGAGCGGCTACTGGGCCGGCTACGTTTTGCTCGGTGATCCCGCGACCCACGTGCGACTCCGCGCGAGCGCGCCGGCGTCGCCCGCCCGACGCTGAGAGCGCCCGCGTCGTCCGACGCTCGGGCGGGGCCTCCGGTGCGCACAATTGCCGCGCCGGTCGCGCCCGATCCCTCTCGAGCCAACCCTTTGCCTATCGTCTCGGACTCAAGCCCCGTCACCCCCAACAGGAGACTCCCATGAAGCTCGTTCGTTGGTTCGCTCTGGTCGCGTTCGCGC
This window contains:
- a CDS encoding CHAT domain-containing protein, producing RVLQQRPAEAEASLRAVIAQADSISFDSYLDATHALCWVMTETGRPDSAARIAGGALDRLDPKLADPARARLLYSLGNAELLAGRPGEALEPLCRASLLQGRGAGLSQISRMRSEEALARGFDALGQRDSALFHFRAATRAWERSRAAPNDPAWREAFAGAAATLFCEYAARLLDPAAGGTPAARAARAFTALQDFRSRALEEQLLGAEARAQVARVRLNELQRALADHEVLLDIYPSRDTTVVLAVTRDRILAATTAGAIRLSPRLKRLSELLQSREPGGEGDAQRGAEEALGTDLFGGVADLIRPARSALISAGGWDVHPLGELRVPGETRELSRARELGIIPSATLLAASRRAARQAESAGFLMLARATGPSKSPLDGVKSETRALRARFPHGEFRSNDGDRTLDDMLARVEGREILHVASHTRWNSSAPWRAGFLLGRGDDEEAYLTAARICRLRGAARLCVLASCSSAGQPTVRESMPPLGAAWLAAGAQAVIATLWPVDDAATAEFVAHFYDALERGRSAGGALADAQAATRRTRGREASGYWAGYVLLGDPATHVRLRASAPASPARR